A genomic stretch from Clostridiales bacterium includes:
- the hemZ gene encoding coproporphyrinogen dehydrogenase HemZ, producing MYNINIPFLLPENEDIIRLFFKEYRRGERSDIFIDQNISFEGQKVISLVKTNLGGEPLEFLDSQRFLYPKGSLEYSKYLKRFAKHSLYKVLKQLTGQAMPWGSLTGIRPTRLAYELIEQNIPIEQIAPALKQTFDISAQKLELLMRIIQAQKGIYTKDARAVNLYVNIPVCATRCSYCSFISSQIDKCGHLLDTYCKLLSQEIKFSLDIIKSQNQYVRTVYVGGGTPTAIAADQLDAILSELPKDALEFTVEAGRPDSVTKEKLDLLKAQNVTRISINPQTFNQDVLDTIGRGHTVQDIFRAYELARQNYDFIINMDLIAGLPNDAYGSFCQSIQKTLQLAPDNITVHTLSLKSGARLKQQQIKYFGDIAQMVDYAYQEITSQGYIPYYLYRQKNTLGNLENTGYCKPDTQCINNIDTMEESVSVVACGAGAISKRVLGGGRIERSANVKNIEDYIGRFDEMLKRRKKLFLAKNNKL from the coding sequence ATGTATAATATCAATATTCCTTTTTTATTGCCCGAAAACGAGGATATAATAAGACTATTTTTTAAAGAATACCGCCGCGGCGAGCGGTCCGATATTTTTATTGACCAAAACATATCTTTTGAAGGCCAAAAAGTCATAAGCCTTGTCAAAACCAACCTAGGCGGCGAGCCTTTGGAATTTTTGGATAGCCAGCGATTTTTATACCCAAAAGGCTCTTTAGAATATTCCAAATATCTCAAAAGATTTGCCAAACATAGTTTATACAAAGTTTTAAAACAACTAACCGGCCAAGCTATGCCTTGGGGCAGCCTTACGGGCATCCGTCCCACAAGGCTTGCTTATGAGCTTATAGAACAAAATATCCCGATCGAACAAATAGCGCCCGCGCTCAAGCAAACTTTTGACATTTCAGCCCAAAAACTAGAACTCCTTATGCGGATAATACAAGCTCAAAAGGGCATATACACAAAAGATGCGCGCGCCGTTAATCTATATGTCAATATACCCGTATGCGCCACAAGATGCAGTTATTGTTCTTTTATTTCTTCCCAAATAGATAAATGCGGGCATCTATTGGACACATATTGCAAACTATTAAGCCAAGAAATCAAATTCAGCCTTGACATAATAAAATCCCAAAACCAGTATGTCCGAACGGTCTATGTGGGCGGCGGCACGCCCACGGCGATCGCCGCAGACCAGCTTGACGCTATCTTATCAGAGCTGCCCAAAGACGCCTTGGAATTTACCGTGGAAGCGGGCAGGCCGGACAGCGTTACCAAAGAAAAACTGGATTTGTTAAAAGCCCAAAATGTAACCCGAATCAGCATTAACCCCCAAACATTCAACCAAGATGTTTTGGATACGATAGGGCGCGGGCACACGGTCCAAGATATTTTTAGGGCGTACGAGCTAGCAAGGCAAAACTATGATTTTATAATCAATATGGACTTAATAGCGGGGCTTCCCAATGACGCCTACGGCAGCTTTTGCCAGTCAATCCAAAAAACTTTGCAGCTTGCCCCCGATAACATAACCGTTCATACCCTTAGCCTAAAAAGCGGAGCGAGGCTAAAACAGCAGCAAATAAAATATTTTGGCGATATAGCCCAAATGGTAGATTACGCCTATCAAGAAATAACTTCCCAAGGCTATATCCCTTATTACCTTTACCGCCAAAAAAACACGCTCGGCAATCTAGAAAACACAGGCTACTGCAAGCCCGATACCCAATGTATTAATAATATAGACACTATGGAAGAGAGTGTCTCGGTCGTGGCTTGCGGCGCGGGAGCTATCAGCAAGCGGGTGTTAGGCGGCGGCAGGATTGAGCGCAGCGCCAATGTCAAAAACATAGAGGATTATATCGGCCGTTTTGACGAAATGCTAAAAAGGCGCAAAAAGCTCTTTTTGGCCAAAAACAATAAATTATAA
- the rpsO gene encoding 30S ribosomal protein S15: MDKKTKQEIISKFARKEGDTGSPEVQIALLTYRINHLNEHLNIHKKDHHSRRGLLQLVGTRRQLLNYLKRVDINRYRDIIEKLDIRK; the protein is encoded by the coding sequence ATGGATAAGAAAACCAAACAAGAAATCATCTCTAAGTTTGCCCGCAAGGAAGGCGACACGGGCTCGCCCGAAGTTCAAATCGCTTTATTGACTTACAGGATTAACCATCTCAACGAGCATCTAAATATCCACAAAAAAGACCATCATTCAAGACGCGGTCTTTTGCAGCTAGTCGGCACAAGAAGGCAACTTCTCAATTATCTCAAAAGAGTTGATATCAACCGTTACAGAGATATTATAGAAAAATTAGATATACGAAAATAA
- a CDS encoding polyribonucleotide nucleotidyltransferase, translating into MELGHVFKTQIGGREVIVEIGKYAELSNGSCLIRCGDTVVLTNVTMSPEPREGIDFFPLGVDFEEKMYAVGKIPGGFRKREGRASDKAILTSRLIDRPIRPLFPQGFFNDVAVVCTALSVDTNIPPEVFAMIGSSIALSISDIPFLGPTGSVVVGYVDGQYVINPDSVQRAKSAMHVYVSGTKDAIMMVEAGAYEVSEQIILEGILFAHEEIKKIVDFIEEIAKAVGKPKKEVQYYTIPDEIDQAVREYADKLLDEALDTFDRATRQENQERVQEQVLEHFQEIFPDKAREISDVLYNMTKEKVRAKILEKGVRPDGRKLDEIRPIWCETSVLPRVHGSAVFTRGQTQALSTATLGTISDVQRLEGLDEESFKRYMHHYNFPPYCTGEAKPLRGPSRREIGHGALAERALEAVLPPESEFPYAIRTVSEILSSNGSTSQASVCGSCLALMDAGVPIKAPVAGIAMGLIKDEQSGKVAILSDIQGIEDFLGDMDFKVAGTAKGITAIQMDIKIKGIDKEILQAALEQARVGRLHILDKMLEVLPAPRPELSKYAPKIIYFEISPDKIGDVIGKGGKVINKIIEETGVKIDIMEDGKVMIASTEIDLAELAKNKVLAITVEPEVGFQYQCHINRILEFGAIAEIAPGKEGLIHISKLAPHRVRKVTDVVNLGDEVIVEVIKIDHDKGRIDLKLVKKLAK; encoded by the coding sequence ATGGAACTAGGACATGTTTTTAAGACGCAGATAGGCGGCAGGGAAGTCATAGTGGAGATAGGCAAATACGCCGAACTCTCCAACGGCTCGTGTCTAATTAGATGCGGCGACACCGTTGTTTTGACCAATGTGACGATGTCCCCTGAGCCCCGAGAAGGAATAGATTTTTTCCCGTTAGGCGTTGATTTTGAGGAAAAAATGTATGCCGTGGGCAAAATCCCCGGCGGTTTTAGGAAGCGCGAAGGCCGCGCGAGCGACAAAGCGATTTTGACCAGCAGGCTTATAGATAGGCCCATAAGACCGCTTTTTCCGCAAGGTTTTTTCAACGATGTGGCGGTGGTTTGCACCGCGTTATCGGTAGACACCAATATCCCTCCCGAAGTTTTCGCCATGATTGGCTCTTCAATCGCCCTGTCAATCTCGGACATACCGTTTTTGGGCCCGACAGGCTCGGTCGTGGTAGGATATGTTGACGGGCAATATGTCATTAATCCCGACAGCGTGCAGCGCGCAAAGTCCGCTATGCATGTTTATGTGAGTGGCACAAAAGACGCGATTATGATGGTTGAGGCGGGCGCTTATGAAGTAAGCGAACAGATAATACTGGAAGGTATTTTATTCGCCCATGAGGAAATCAAAAAGATAGTGGACTTTATAGAGGAAATAGCCAAGGCCGTGGGCAAGCCCAAAAAAGAAGTCCAGTATTACACAATCCCCGACGAGATTGACCAAGCCGTAAGGGAATACGCAGACAAACTTTTGGACGAGGCGCTGGACACCTTTGACAGAGCTACAAGACAAGAAAACCAAGAGCGCGTCCAAGAACAAGTTTTGGAGCATTTCCAAGAAATTTTCCCCGACAAAGCCCGCGAAATAAGCGATGTTTTGTATAATATGACCAAAGAAAAGGTCAGGGCCAAGATTTTGGAAAAAGGCGTCAGACCCGACGGCCGCAAATTAGACGAAATCAGACCTATTTGGTGCGAAACTTCCGTTTTGCCGCGCGTGCACGGCAGCGCCGTATTCACGCGGGGCCAAACCCAAGCGCTGTCCACCGCGACATTGGGCACAATAAGCGATGTCCAAAGGCTGGAAGGGCTGGACGAAGAGAGCTTCAAAAGATATATGCACCATTATAATTTCCCCCCTTATTGCACTGGCGAAGCCAAGCCTTTGCGCGGTCCTAGCCGAAGGGAGATAGGGCATGGCGCTTTGGCCGAGCGCGCGCTGGAAGCTGTGTTGCCGCCAGAATCCGAGTTTCCCTACGCGATCCGCACGGTAAGCGAAATATTAAGTTCCAATGGCTCTACGTCTCAAGCAAGCGTTTGCGGCTCGTGTCTTGCCTTGATGGACGCCGGTGTGCCGATTAAAGCGCCCGTCGCTGGTATCGCTATGGGCCTTATCAAAGACGAGCAAAGCGGCAAAGTCGCCATATTGTCGGACATTCAAGGCATAGAAGACTTTTTGGGGGATATGGACTTTAAGGTCGCCGGAACGGCCAAGGGCATTACGGCTATCCAAATGGACATAAAAATCAAAGGAATAGACAAAGAAATTTTACAAGCCGCCCTAGAACAAGCAAGGGTGGGCAGGCTTCATATACTGGACAAAATGCTTGAAGTATTGCCCGCGCCCCGGCCAGAATTGTCCAAATACGCGCCCAAGATTATTTACTTTGAAATCTCGCCCGACAAGATTGGCGATGTAATCGGCAAAGGCGGCAAGGTAATCAACAAAATTATAGAAGAAACAGGCGTCAAGATTGACATAATGGAAGACGGCAAGGTTATGATTGCCTCTACTGAAATAGATCTGGCCGAACTAGCCAAAAACAAGGTCTTGGCCATTACGGTAGAGCCCGAAGTTGGCTTCCAGTATCAATGCCATATTAACCGCATCTTGGAATTTGGCGCTATCGCCGAAATAGCCCCCGGCAAGGAAGGCTTGATTCACATAAGCAAGCTGGCGCCCCACCGCGTCAGAAAGGTTACCGATGTGGTTAATTTGGGCGACGAAGTCATAGTGGAAGTCATCAAGATAGACCATGATAAAGGCAGGATTGACTTGAAACTGGTAAAAAAACTTGCGAAATAG
- a CDS encoding pyruvate, phosphate dikinase, which yields MAHKYVYLFKEGDGTMRELLGGKGANLAEMTKLGLPVPQGFTVTTEACTRYYEDGKKIADEIKDQIFAALEELEKIEGKKFGDVNNPLLVSVRSGARASMPGMMDTILNLGLNDQTVLGLAKLTNNERFAYDSYRRFIQMFSDVVMEQEKSKYERILDEIKEKKGCKQDIELTAEDLKEIVDLFKKLYKEGVGEDFPQDPAAQLMEAVKAVFRSWENPRAIVYRRMNDIPSSWGTAVNVQTMVFGNMGEDSGTGVAFTRNPSTGENKLYGEYLMNAQGEDVVAGIRTPNPIDVLEQQNPEIYNQFAEIAEKLEKHYKDMQDMEFTIERGKLYMLQTRNGKRTAKAALKIAVDLVKEGLITEKEALLKIDPKQLDSLLHPQFEASALKKAKPIAKGLPASPGAASGAVVFTAEAAVEWKNAGKDVVLVRMETSPEDIEGMYASQGILTARGGMTSHAAVVARGMGTCCVAGCGEIKIDEEKKIFTVNGLVFKEGDPISLDGSTGYVYGEAIPTEPASVTGDFATIMEWADKYRALEVRANADSPADAAQAVKFGAQGIGLARTEHMFFEADRIPAMREMIVAKTEQARKKALAKLLPMQKNDFKGIFEALQGRPATIRFLDPPLHEFVPADEDDIKDLAKEMGLEYEELKATIESLREFNPMLGHRGCRLSITYPEIAEMQTRAIIEAALEVKKEKGLDVVPEIMIPLVGDIKELEFVKSIVVKTADEIIAQSGTDLKYLVGTMIEVPRAALTADKIAKSAEFFSFGTNDLTQMTYGFSRDDAGKFLDDYYAKQIFEFDPFARIDLEGVGQLVKLAVEKGKAARPNIKLGICGEHGGDPSTIEFCHNVGLTYVSCSPFRVPIARLAAAQANIKNPRN from the coding sequence ATGGCACATAAGTATGTTTATCTTTTCAAAGAAGGCGACGGCACAATGAGAGAACTTTTGGGCGGCAAGGGCGCCAACTTGGCGGAAATGACCAAACTAGGCCTGCCCGTTCCTCAAGGTTTTACGGTAACCACCGAAGCATGCACCAGATATTATGAAGACGGCAAGAAAATAGCCGACGAAATCAAAGACCAGATTTTTGCCGCTTTGGAAGAACTAGAAAAAATAGAAGGCAAAAAGTTTGGCGATGTCAACAATCCTTTGCTGGTTTCGGTAAGAAGCGGCGCACGCGCTTCCATGCCGGGCATGATGGATACAATCCTAAACCTCGGTCTTAACGATCAGACGGTTTTGGGGCTTGCCAAATTAACCAATAACGAAAGATTCGCTTACGACTCATACCGCAGGTTTATCCAAATGTTCTCCGATGTCGTTATGGAGCAAGAAAAATCCAAGTATGAGCGCATTTTGGACGAAATAAAAGAGAAAAAAGGCTGCAAGCAAGACATAGAGCTTACCGCAGAAGACTTAAAAGAAATAGTTGACTTGTTCAAAAAGCTATATAAAGAAGGCGTAGGCGAAGACTTCCCCCAAGACCCCGCCGCGCAGCTTATGGAAGCCGTAAAAGCGGTATTCAGGTCTTGGGAAAACCCCAGAGCAATCGTATATCGCCGCATGAACGATATCCCTAGTTCGTGGGGAACGGCTGTCAATGTTCAAACAATGGTGTTTGGCAACATGGGCGAAGACAGCGGCACGGGCGTGGCGTTCACGCGCAATCCTTCCACCGGCGAAAACAAGCTTTACGGCGAGTATCTTATGAACGCCCAAGGCGAAGACGTGGTCGCGGGCATCCGCACGCCCAACCCTATTGACGTTTTGGAACAACAAAATCCCGAAATATACAACCAATTTGCCGAAATAGCCGAAAAACTAGAAAAACACTACAAAGACATGCAAGATATGGAGTTTACCATAGAGCGCGGCAAACTTTATATGCTTCAGACCCGCAACGGCAAAAGAACGGCCAAAGCCGCTTTGAAAATCGCGGTTGACCTTGTTAAGGAAGGCCTAATTACCGAAAAAGAAGCGCTTTTGAAGATAGACCCCAAACAACTAGACTCTTTATTGCATCCCCAGTTTGAAGCCAGCGCTTTGAAAAAAGCCAAACCTATAGCCAAAGGCCTTCCCGCTTCTCCCGGCGCGGCAAGCGGCGCTGTGGTGTTTACGGCGGAGGCCGCGGTAGAATGGAAAAACGCGGGCAAGGATGTTGTTTTGGTAAGAATGGAAACCAGCCCGGAAGATATAGAAGGCATGTATGCTTCGCAAGGAATATTAACCGCACGCGGCGGCATGACTTCGCACGCGGCGGTCGTGGCTCGCGGCATGGGCACTTGTTGCGTGGCGGGCTGCGGCGAAATTAAGATAGACGAGGAGAAAAAGATATTCACGGTAAACGGCCTAGTGTTCAAAGAAGGCGACCCTATATCTTTGGACGGAAGCACGGGTTATGTTTATGGCGAAGCCATACCTACCGAGCCCGCTTCGGTTACAGGCGACTTTGCCACAATAATGGAATGGGCGGACAAATACCGCGCCCTAGAAGTCCGCGCCAACGCGGATTCGCCCGCGGACGCGGCGCAGGCCGTTAAGTTTGGCGCTCAAGGCATCGGGCTTGCGCGCACGGAGCACATGTTCTTTGAAGCCGACCGCATACCAGCGATGCGCGAGATGATTGTCGCCAAGACCGAACAGGCCCGAAAGAAAGCGCTCGCCAAATTATTGCCTATGCAAAAGAACGACTTCAAGGGCATATTTGAGGCGCTGCAAGGCCGGCCCGCTACAATCAGGTTTTTAGACCCGCCGTTGCACGAGTTCGTGCCCGCGGACGAGGATGACATCAAAGATTTGGCCAAAGAAATGGGCCTTGAATATGAAGAACTAAAAGCCACGATCGAATCTTTGCGCGAGTTTAACCCTATGCTTGGCCATAGAGGCTGCCGTTTGAGCATAACTTATCCCGAAATAGCCGAAATGCAGACAAGGGCGATTATTGAGGCGGCCTTGGAAGTCAAGAAAGAAAAAGGCCTTGACGTAGTGCCTGAAATAATGATTCCTCTTGTTGGCGATATAAAAGAGCTTGAGTTTGTGAAATCAATAGTAGTCAAGACGGCGGACGAAATTATCGCGCAAAGCGGCACAGATCTTAAATACCTTGTAGGCACAATGATAGAAGTTCCTCGCGCCGCCCTAACAGCCGATAAGATAGCCAAGAGCGCGGAGTTCTTCTCGTTTGGCACAAACGACCTAACGCAGATGACCTACGGCTTTAGCAGGGACGACGCGGGCAAGTTCTTGGACGACTATTACGCCAAACAAATTTTTGAGTTTGACCCGTTCGCGAGAATTGACCTAGAAGGCGTAGGCCAGCTTGTCAAGCTTGCGGTTGAAAAAGGCAAGGCCGCCCGTCCTAACATCAAGCTAGGAATTTGCGGCGAACACGGCGGCGACCCTTCAACCATAGAGTTTTGCCATAATGTCGGATTGACTTATGTGTCATGCTCGCCTTTCAGGGTGCCTATCGCGCGTTTGGCGGCGGCCCAAGCCAATATAAAAAACCCTAGAAACTAA
- the galE gene encoding UDP-glucose 4-epimerase GalE: protein MAILVTGGTGYIGSHTAIELINAGYEIVILDNLSNSKIEALNRIKQITGKDVKFYKTDLLDMDGLEKVFKENQITDVMHFAGLKAVGESVSVPLNYYYNNITGTINLLAAMQKAGVKNIVFSSSATVYGVPKSVPIKEDAPLGATNPYGSTKLFIEQIIKDQNVADPSLNAAILRYFNPIGAHESGLIGEDPNGIPNNLVPYITQVAVGRLEKVRVFGNDYPTRDGTGVRDYIHVVDLALGHIAALKKLKTNPGVVIYNLGTGRGYSVLEIINAFSEVVGRPIPYEFAPRRPGDIAASFADPSLAKQELGWEAKRDLVKMCQDSWNWQKKNPNGLE from the coding sequence ATGGCGATTTTGGTCACAGGCGGAACAGGCTACATAGGAAGCCATACCGCTATTGAGTTGATTAACGCGGGCTATGAAATAGTTATTTTGGATAACCTGTCCAACTCTAAAATAGAGGCCCTTAATAGAATTAAGCAAATTACCGGCAAGGATGTTAAGTTTTACAAGACCGATTTGCTGGACATGGACGGGCTTGAAAAGGTCTTCAAAGAAAACCAAATTACCGATGTTATGCATTTTGCAGGCTTAAAGGCCGTGGGCGAATCGGTGTCCGTTCCGTTGAATTATTATTATAACAACATTACGGGCACTATTAATTTGCTCGCCGCTATGCAAAAAGCGGGCGTGAAAAATATAGTGTTTTCGTCTTCGGCGACCGTTTACGGCGTGCCCAAAAGCGTTCCTATCAAGGAAGACGCCCCGCTTGGCGCGACCAACCCATACGGCAGCACCAAGCTGTTTATAGAACAAATTATCAAGGACCAAAATGTAGCCGACCCGTCGCTTAACGCGGCTATTTTGAGGTATTTTAACCCGATAGGCGCGCATGAAAGCGGGCTTATAGGCGAAGACCCCAACGGCATCCCCAACAACCTCGTGCCCTATATAACTCAAGTCGCGGTAGGGCGGCTGGAAAAAGTCCGCGTCTTTGGCAATGATTATCCCACCCGCGACGGCACGGGCGTGAGGGATTATATACATGTGGTTGACTTGGCGCTTGGGCATATCGCCGCTTTGAAAAAACTAAAAACCAATCCTGGCGTGGTTATTTATAACTTAGGCACAGGCCGAGGCTATAGCGTGCTAGAAATTATTAACGCTTTCTCCGAGGTGGTGGGCAGACCCATACCCTATGAGTTCGCGCCCCGACGACCCGGCGATATAGCGGCAAGTTTCGCCGACCCTAGCCTAGCCAAGCAAGAATTGGGCTGGGAAGCCAAGCGCGACTTAGTGAAGATGTGCCAAGACAGCTGGAACTGGCAAAAAAAGAATCCAAATGGATTGGAATGA
- a CDS encoding amidase domain-containing protein, translated as MRKILYNRQAALQYAKKWAYSRNPKYYDFSNLGGDCTNFISQCVFAGINVMNFTPVTGWYYISPSNRAASWTAAEYFFKFIINNKGVGPQAVQTSQDHLIEGDIIQLSFKDNIFSHSLFVVSVTPEITIATHTFDSYDRPLRSYIYDKIRFIHITGGAKY; from the coding sequence ATGAGAAAAATTTTATATAACCGCCAAGCCGCGCTGCAATACGCTAAAAAATGGGCGTATTCGCGCAACCCAAAATATTATGACTTTTCCAATTTGGGAGGGGATTGCACCAATTTTATATCGCAATGCGTCTTCGCCGGAATCAATGTAATGAATTTTACGCCCGTAACGGGCTGGTATTATATCTCGCCGAGCAACCGCGCGGCGTCTTGGACGGCGGCCGAATATTTTTTTAAGTTTATAATCAATAACAAAGGCGTGGGGCCTCAAGCCGTCCAAACAAGCCAAGACCATCTTATAGAAGGCGATATAATACAGCTTAGTTTTAAAGACAATATTTTTTCGCATTCGCTGTTTGTGGTTTCCGTAACGCCCGAAATAACCATAGCCACGCACACTTTTGACTCATACGACCGCCCTTTGAGAAGTTATATTTATGACAAGATAAGGTTTATACATATTACAGGCGGCGCCAAATATTAA
- a CDS encoding NINE protein produces MPFEALRCPNCGAPLEHNQNYCDHCGIGLKSTDPNAQKGRGFNISIEGKDKTYNYGFSFDAQPKQGPDSQQGTYSFGPNQTTYDARTNTYAQSAPKAATASSLSREVALILALISLFFLGGIAIHKIYLKRMGDFVLSLLFFWTGIPAIVCLINCISLATMTNQEFHQKFG; encoded by the coding sequence ATGCCATTTGAAGCCCTGAGATGTCCCAATTGCGGCGCGCCGCTTGAACATAACCAAAATTATTGCGACCATTGCGGCATAGGTCTAAAATCCACAGACCCTAACGCCCAAAAAGGCCGAGGGTTTAATATTTCAATAGAAGGCAAGGACAAAACCTACAATTATGGCTTCTCCTTTGACGCCCAGCCCAAACAAGGCCCGGACAGCCAGCAAGGGACATATAGTTTTGGGCCAAACCAAACAACATATGACGCGCGGACCAATACCTACGCTCAAAGCGCGCCTAAGGCCGCGACCGCGTCGTCTTTGTCTCGCGAAGTGGCGCTTATACTGGCGTTAATTTCTTTATTTTTCTTAGGCGGAATCGCCATACACAAGATTTATCTAAAAAGAATGGGCGACTTTGTGCTGTCTTTGCTTTTTTTCTGGACAGGGATTCCCGCTATAGTTTGCTTAATTAATTGCATTTCGCTTGCCACAATGACCAACCAAGAGTTTCATCAGAAATTCGGATAA